A stretch of Labrus mixtus chromosome 7, fLabMix1.1, whole genome shotgun sequence DNA encodes these proteins:
- the mcrs1 gene encoding microspherule protein 1, which produces MQAGDPVVGAPMAVAGAQSRSEDEEPLGVKDVKRTATQAFGSGVPKRRSSSRSIKRKKFDDELVESSLVKSSSRVKGPPVIEPVRCSGSEPSSSEKKKVTKSGTALTPPLTMVMNPAPITKRVKKSKQPLHITKDLGRWKPTDDLLLINAVLQTTDLTSVHLGVKFSCRFTLREIKERWYSLLYDPVISKLAWQAMRQLHPEAIAAIQSKALFSQAEEALLAKIGSTSQPKLDVFQELLSKHPCVFHPSRSPKSLLVHWQLLKQYYLLDDQSVQPLPKGDQVLNFSDAEQMVDDVKLNESRDEVLEHELMISDRHQKREIRQLEQELPRWQVLVDSITGMSMPDFDNQTLAALRGRMVRYLMRSREITLGRATKDKPIDVDLSLEGPAWKISRKQGIIKLKNNGDFFIANEGRRPIYIDGRPVLSGNKWKLNNNSVVEIAGLRFVFLINLELISLIKAEAAKMTQQ; this is translated from the exons ATGCAAGCTGGTGACCCTGTTGTTGGTGCACCGATGGCAGTAGCTGGTGCCCAAAGCCGGTCAGAGGATGAAGAGCCACTTGGAGTAAAAGATGTAAAAAGGACAGCAACTCAGGCATTTGGCAGTGGGGTTCCCAAGCGCAGGAGTTCCTCAAG GTCAATAAAGAGGAAGAAGTTTGACGATGAGCTAGTTGAAAGCAGTCTTGTGAAGTCGTCCAGTCGAGTCAAAGGCCCTCCTGTCATAGAGCCTGTCCGCTGTTCAGGGAGTGAACCTTCATCCagcgagaaaaaaaag GTGACTAAGTCAGGAACAGCTCTCACACCACCTCTCACTATGGTAATGAACCCTGCACCAATCACTAAAAGAGTAAAGAAGAGCAAGCAACCCCTTCATATAACTAAAGACCTGGGACGATGGAAACCCACTGATGACCTGCTACTAATAAATGCAGTATTGCAG ACCACAGACCTAACCTCTGTTCATCTGGGAGTCAAGTTCAGCTGTCGTTTCACATTACGGGAAATCAAAGAGAGGTGGTATTCTCTCCTCTACGATCCTGTCATCTCAAA GTTGGCATGGCAGGCCATGCGTCAGCTTCACCCGGAAGCCATTGCAGCAATCCAAAGCAAAGCTCTCTTCAGCCAAGCTGAGGAGGCGCTGCTGGCTAAGATTGGTTCT ACCAGTCAGCCCAAACTGGATGTGTTCCAGGAGCTTCTGAGCAAACACCCCTGTGTCTTTCACCCGTCTCGCAGCCCCAAGAGCCTGCTGGTGCACTGGCAGCTGCTAAAGCAATACTACCTATTGGACGACCAGAGTG TCCAGCCTCTCCCTAAAGGTGACCAGGTCCTTAACTTCTCTGATGCCGAGCAGATGGTCGATGATGTTAAACTAAA TGAGAGCAGAGATGAGGTGTTGGAACATG AGCTGATGATTTCTGATCGTCACCAGAAGAGGGAGATCCGACAATTAGAGCAGGAGTTGCCTCGTTGGCAGGTCCTCGTAGACAGTATCACAG GGATGAGCATGCCCGACTTCGACAACCAGACACTGGCAGCATTACGAGGAAGAATGGTTCGCTACCTCATGAGGTCGAGAGag ATCACATTGGGCAGGGCGACCAAGGACAAACCTATAGATGTAGATCTATCACTGGAGGGACCAGCCTGGAAAATATCCAGGAAACAAG GAATTATCAAACTGAAGAATAACGGAGACTTCTTCATCGCTAACGAGGGAAGACGACCAATCTACATAGACGGCAGACCGGTCCTGTCAGGCAACAAGTGGAAACTTAACAACAACTCAGTGGTGGAG ATTGCAGGTCTTCgctttgtgtttctgattaACCTGGAGCTCATCTCGCTCATTAAAGCGGAAGCAGCAAAGATGACACAGCAGTGA
- the LOC132977828 gene encoding 25-hydroxyvitamin D-1 alpha hydroxylase, mitochondrial, protein MLQQALRVSGRSAFPLVKWMERWAEGTTAAEGGKTKVQTVRTLDEMPGPSVISCAWDLFAKRGLSRLHELQLEGLQKYGSMWKARFGHILTVHVADPELIEQVLRQEGHHPMRSELSSWKDYRKVRGHHYGLLTSEGQEWQTVRSLLGKHMLPPKAVEAYDKTLNCVVSDLITKLRLSRTSQGLVPDISQEFYRFGLEGISSVLFESRIGCLDEVVPEDTERFIQSINTMFVKTLLTMAMPSWLHHLFPKPLKVFRQCWDYLFDFAKSHIDQRLQAEAEKVSCGEKVEGRYLTYYLSQTGVPMKTVYSNITELLLAGVDTISSTLSWSLYELSRHSEVQASLRDEVLSVMGGRRIPVAADVARMPLLKAIVKEVLRLYPVIPANARVIANKDITIGGYQIPKNTLITLCQYATSRDPAVFQNPDKFQPHRWLSKDPTHHPYASLPFGVGKRSCIGRRIAELELYLALTRILLEFDVKPDPKGISVKPMTRTLLVPENVISLQFIDR, encoded by the exons ATGCTGCAGCAAGCTCTCAGAGTGTCCGGCCGAAGCGCCTTCCCCCTGGTCAAGTGGATGGAGAGGTGGGCTGAGGGCACAACAGCCGCTGAGGGGGGCAAAACCAAGGTGCAGACGGTGAGGACGCTGGACGAGATGCCCGGACCATCAGTCATCAGCTGCGCCTGGGACCTGTTCGCCAAAAGGGGGTTGTCACGGCTGCACGAGCTACAG CTGGAAGGATTGCAAAAGTATGGATCCATGTGGAAGGCGCGCTTTGGCCACATCCTGACAGTTCATGTTGCCGATCCAGAACTCATAGAGCAGGTCCTGAGGCAGGAGGGCCACCACCCAATGCGTTCTGAACTCTCCTCCTGGAAGGACTACAGGAAGGTCCGAGGACACCACTATGGACTCCTGACGTC TGAGGGGCAGGAGTGGCAGACAGTGAGAAGTCTCTTGGGAAAGCACATGCTGCCGCCGAAGGCTGTCGAGGCGTACGACAAGACTCTGAACTGCGTGGTCAGTGACCTCATCACCAAACTCCGGCTTAGCAGGACTTCTCAAGGCCTCGTCCCTGACATATCTCAAGAGTTCTACCGCTTCGGCCTGGAGG GTATCTCCTCAGTGTTGTTTGAATCCAGAATCGGTTGCCTGGATGAGGTCGTTCCTGAAGACACAGAGCGTTTTATCCAGTCAATTAACACCATGTTTGTGAAGACACTTCTCACCATGGCCATGCCCAGCTGGTTGCACCATCTGTTTCCAAAACCCTTGAAAGTCTTTCGTCAGTGCTGGGACTACTTGTTTGACTTTG CTAAAAGTCACATCGACCAGCGTCTGCAGGCTGAAGCAGAGAAGGTCAGCTGCGGAGAGAAGGTGGAGGGACGTTATCTCACCTACTATTTGTCTCAGACTGGGGTGCCCATGAAGACCGTCTACAGCAACATCACAGAGCTGCTCCTGGCAGGGGTTGACACG ATCTCCAGCACCCTGTCCTGGTCGCTGTATGAGCTGTCGCGTCACTCTGAGGTGCAGGCCTCACTACGGGACGAGGTGTTGAGCGTGATGGGAGGTCGAAGAATACCCGTAGCAGCAGATGTGGCCCGCATGCCTCTCCTTAAGGCCATAGTGAAAGAAGTTCTCAG gcTGTACCCTGTCATTCCTGCCAATGCAAGAGTCATCGCAAACAAAGACATCACGATTGGAGGATACCAAATACCTAAAAAT ACTCTGATCACCCTTTGCCAATATGCAACATCACGGGATCCGGCAGTGTTTCAAAATCCGGATAAGTTCCAGCCTCACCGATGGCTGAGCAAGGACCCAACCCATCACCCATATGCCTCTTTGCCGTTCGGGGTGGGAAAACGCAGCTGCATAGGTCGACGTATCGCTGAGCTGGAGCTCTACCTTGCTCTTACCAGG ATCCTCTTAGAGTTCGACGTGAAGCCAGACCCTAAGGGGATTTCCGTGAAGCCCATGACACGGACGCTTCTAGttcctgaaaatgtcattaGCCTCCAGTTTATTGATCGATGA